DNA from Amycolatopsis sp. DSM 110486:
TCGGCGACCTCGCGCAACGCCGGTCGGCAGCCGGGGCGACGTCGTGGGCCTCGATGCTGGACCGCTACGTGAGCGACCGCTGGGCGTACCGCTCCCTCACGGTCAACTACCGCACGCCGGCGGAGATCATGAGCGTCGCGGCCGCCGTGCTCGCCGGGTTCGCCCCGGGGATCCGCCCGCCGGACTCGGTCCGCGCCAACGGGGTCCAGCCGTGGTCGCGGCACGTCACCGAGGCCGAACTGCCCGCCGCGGTGGAGGAGTTCGTGCGCGAGGAAGCCGGACGCGAAGGCACCAGCGTCGTCATCGGGCCCCCGGACGTGCCCGGCGCCGTGCCGGCCGCGGAGACCAAGGGGCTGGAGTTCGACGCCGTGCTGGTTGTGGACCCGGACCGCATCCTCGAGGACGGTCCCCGCGGCGCTGCCGAGCTGTATGTGGCACTGACGCGCGCGACGCAGCGCCTCGGTGTCCTGCACCGCGGCCCGTTGCCGGTGGCGCTGACGGGGCTCACCGAAACGGCGACGCGCGCGACGGCCGGGGCGCTAACGGTGGAGGTTCGAAGAGTCTGACGCGGAGATGCGAGGCCTCTGCCAAGCACTGCCAAGGGGCTGGTGCACCACACCGTCACCGGTACGGCCCACCAGCCTCTTGGCGGTCGACGACCTCGCCTCACCCAGACCGAAAGGCCGGTCTCCTGTGCAGAAGGAACCTGACCCCGAGTAGCCGTAGGCGTCGAACGCGGGCGCGACCATGGCGTCTGTTCCAGACCATCACCTGCCGGCGTGCCACCAGCAGGCCAGATGGCAGCCAATATTCGCGCGGCGCGCGGCGGGTCGTCAGCTCGAGAGCAACACCCCGACCGCCAGCTCGAATATCTCCCGCAGCTGCCCGAACAGTGGTGGCCCGCTCGTCGGGGTGATCTGCGCCGTGATGGACACCGCGACGCCGCCGCGGCCGTCGGGTGTGGCGGCGGTGAACTGGGTGTAGCCGAGGGTGTTGCCGGTGTGGCCGTAGACGCGGCCGTAGCGGGTGTCGTAGCGGAAGAGGGCCAGGCCGGCCGCGTTCGTGCCCGGGCCGGGTGGTTCGGACCCGCCCGCCAGGAACCGGAGCTGGGCGTCGCGGGTCTTGCGGTCGATCAGGGCGCCGCCGACGTAGCCGCGGATGAAGCGCACCAGGTCGGCCGGTGTGGACACCACGCCGCCGGAGGCCCAGCTCCAGCCGGCGGCGACGGTGGTCGTCACGTCTTCGGGCGGGCCTGCGACAGTGGTGTCGTAGCCGTGCAGTGCCGGTTCCGGCAGGTCCGGACCACGCGGGAGGCTCGTGTCGCCCAGCCCCAGCGGCTGCAGCACGCGCTGGCGGAGCACGTCCTCGTACCGCCGGCCGGTGACCGACTCGCACATCAGCGCGACGAGGATGTTGTCGGAATTCGAATACGCGTAGCGGCTGCCGGGGCGGAACAGCAGTTCGGGATCGGTGGTGTACGACAGCAATTCCCGCGGCGGTGGCGGGTCGCGCAGGCTCGCGACCAACGCGTCG
Protein-coding regions in this window:
- a CDS encoding serine hydrolase; protein product: MVMSRRAILAQATFAAAGGLVWTAAPATATGRPRVEDSLRAAIRRLHESPHGPPAVVVAIGRGSGTSLYTAGVPRLGTHRSPRADHRMRVASVAKAFSGATALSLVSSGGLSLDTTVGRTVRGMPREWSAVTVRQLLGHTSGIPDFSDATEFRDALVASLRDPPPPRELLSYTTDPELLFRPGSRYAYSNSDNILVALMCESVTGRRYEDVLRQRVLQPLGLGDTSLPRGPDLPEPALHGYDTTVAGPPEDVTTTVAAGWSWASGGVVSTPADLVRFIRGYVGGALIDRKTRDAQLRFLAGGSEPPGPGTNAAGLALFRYDTRYGRVYGHTGNTLGYTQFTAATPDGRGGVAVSITAQITPTSGPPLFGQLREIFELAVGVLLSS